The Populus trichocarpa isolate Nisqually-1 chromosome 18, P.trichocarpa_v4.1, whole genome shotgun sequence genomic interval AGAATCTCTTACCAAGGGAAATGTTTCTGATCGACATTTTAGATGCAATCTCGTAGGATAGGAACTGGGGTTTGTGTTTTTTGCAGTAATTTTTGAACTTGGAGAATATGGCCCATCGGAACTACTGTTATTTGTGTTGATTCCtgaaactctctttttttttttccgggaaTTATAATGTTATGATTTGGGATTAGCCTtgtagtttgtttttaattatgtcaATGGTGACCTTTCTCAGGAGATAAGCGAAAATGGTTTTCTGGATTTTTGGCTATGGTTCATTGGTGTGGAACCCAGGTTTTGAATATGATGAGAAAGTGATTGGATTTATCAAGGACTACAGGCGTGTCTTTGATCTTGGTATGTTACTTGTTAATTTGAAGTCATTTGATCAATTACAGTAATAATCATGAATATTCATGGTCTCTAATTAGTTAAGCTGTTGTTAACAAATCTAATGTTCTGGATGTCAGCGTGCATTGATCACAGAGGTACACCTGAGAGTCCTGCAAGAACTTGCACGCTGGAAAATGTTGAAGGAGCTATTTGCGTAAGTTCAACTCTTTAGCAACTTTTATGCCTTTGACCTGGTTTTGTTGGTGGCGGTGGTCGGCCAAAAATGCTCAtctttttcatttaaatctttGTACTGTTGCTCTATCTCACTTTCAATAGGCTTGCGTTCttccttgttttgtttcttattcCTCTATTTTCAATTCTTGTAGTGGGGAGCTGCCTATTGTGTACGGGGAGGTCCTGAAAGGGAAAGATTAGCTATGGAGGTATGTCCTGTTGCAGTATTTCTGGCTTAACATTGCTGAGCAGAGCTGACTTATGTGTACTGATTTGATGGGAGAAATGTAGGGGGTATGATCTAAGATGTGGTGGCATtactaaagaaattaatttgcaaTTAATACGCCTTTTTACATAATTCAGCCacattcatatattattatagtGGGAAATCTTTTCCCCTTCTTTTGAAAGCAGTTACTGAATTGTCATTTCTTACATGTATTGATatgcattgatttttattttttttgtagtatTTGGAGAGGAGAGAATGCGAATATGATAAAAAGACCCTCGTAGACTTTTATAAGGTAAGATAATGGTTTGTTTTTGGTGAAGTGTCTGAATTTGCCAAATGATTTCTGGGTCTGTCTTTATGCTCATTGTCCTCATATTTTTGATCCATTTGTGCTTTTCCTCAATATAGGAAGGGGAACCCTCACAACCTGCTTTAACTGGAGTTATAGTGTAAGTTAACCATTTTAACATCTATGAATTCacatttattttagttaaaagaGACGATGTTTATGACATCCATCCTCCTTTTTGGCATGATTTTCTTAAAGGAATGTGTTCTCACATGTGCAGTTTCACATCGACTCCAGACCAGGTGTCAAACAAGTACTACCTCGGGCCTGCCCCTTTGGAGGAAATGGCTAGGTACGTTAGATGACATTATTGTTTCTGCTTGAATGAAGTGCAGCCCATAAACAATTACCTTATAGATTCTTTCTCACCATTCAGGCAAATTGCAACTGCTCATGGACCATGTGGGAACAACAGAGACTATCTCTTCCTGCTAGAAAAAGCCATGTTTGCGATCGGTaagatttaatttctttttgtacAGTGATCATTCCTCATGAATATACCATACTATTTATATCCATTTTGAATTGCTCTTGCTAATGATCGAGCACTGAAATGTGTACACAGGTCATGAGGACGAGATGGTGATAGAACTAGCAAAAGAAGTGAGGAAGGTTCTTGGAATTACAGGGAATGGTATTCCCACTGAGAAGAAGATAACTGGGACATCCCCGAAAGCGCTCATATCCCATATGCCAGTCCTTCAACTTCG includes:
- the LOC18107563 gene encoding gamma-glutamylcyclotransferase 2-1; the encoded protein is MVFWIFGYGSLVWNPGFEYDEKVIGFIKDYRRVFDLACIDHRGTPESPARTCTLENVEGAICWGAAYCVRGGPERERLAMEYLERRECEYDKKTLVDFYKEGEPSQPALTGVIVFTSTPDQVSNKYYLGPAPLEEMARQIATAHGPCGNNRDYLFLLEKAMFAIGHEDEMVIELAKEVRKVLGITGNGIPTEKKITGTSPKALISHMPVLQLRPLQEAVVMDS